Within Pecten maximus chromosome 15, xPecMax1.1, whole genome shotgun sequence, the genomic segment CTCCTTCTCTTCATTTACCCATTCACTTTCAATTCTTCTCAGTTTGTCTCTAGATCTTTTATAAATACCTCATCTTAATTTTTTGTATATTCACAAGTCAAATATTTCTACACATATGCATTGGTATaaataataagaagaagaatACAGCTGCTATACCTGGCCTCATTTTAGAAGTTTATAATTTTAAGCTCCCACATAGATCTATCTAACTatttaagtttaattaaaattcaacagaTCACCAGATTGAGTtgttttaaatgcatttttctAAAGCTTCCAAGAATGTTGCAATGAGCACAATGAACAGGTTGCTCACATGTTAATTTATTGCTATTACAGCTATTATACTATAACTACCAATTCAAACTAATGGaaattgacatatttttttttggaTAACAATGCATGACACCTGAAACTGGCATATTGCTTAGGATGATCATAATTTGCTGAAAggaaaagaatttaaaaaaaaaccaactaAAACAATGCTCATTTCagtttttgtatttgttattcCATATTCAACTAGTTTCTTAAGTTTTCAATGAAAAGTCTGTATGACTTTTGCTGGAGAGCAAGAAGGTCTCTCCTGGAGAGatcctcatcctcatcatcagaCTGGGAATCTGGCGTGAATGTTGTCCCTTCCTGAAGATCTTCCTCATCTACCTCTTCCTCCCCCTCATGCTCAGCTTGGTCCTCATGCAAATCAAGGGAAACTGGGATGACCTCATGCCCATCTGTCCGCTGAAAAACTGAACATTCCCTTGGGGTCTCCGATTTCTGAATAAAGAACATTAATCGATAATATATCTCCTGTTTAAACCATGATACCGTCATTCATAAGGCAAATATACATGATATGAAGGCAAAACAATTTCTATGAATtcttgacatatatattttcaataaacaaataaaacaatattatagtTACCCAAAATAATATTTGAACGTTACATAAACTCCAATTAATTTTGTTGGAAACAATAcagcaaatattttcataattccgATGAAAATTTATTGCAATATCAGGTTTGAATATTGTTTATGAAAGACCCCCAGCAAATTTCATGTGTCACTTTTGACTGCATGCATTTTTATCTCCAAACTGTTGTTTAATgtcagttttatattatataattacctgtaataGTGATATTGAGTATTTAGCGATAAAAATGTGTATGACCTGATGAATGTCCAGGCCTTTTTCTCAGTTTTGGGATGGGGtatttttgtctcattttgggaagaaaactGGTGAATTGCGAAGGAGTAAACAGAAAATTTTCGGAATTcggctttaaaatgaaataattccaattgggaaATGGGGCCCATATTAagggccccaaaaagccctgaTGTCTCTTCTGAAAATCTGTCGGCAACacaggtttgtatatataatgtcaccttactagtATGATTAGCAGTAAtgtccctttagtctagtggtaggatgtttgcctaCATATCAAGAGAGGTCGAACCCTAGCATGGCTagaatatttttcatattaaacTCCATCTTATTACAGTACTAAGTGAATTGAAgaatacacacaaaaaagaCAACCATGGGTTACCAACGAGGATGAAAGTCATAAATATACTGGAGGTAAATACTCCATAGGTGTCCTACAGCCTGGCTACATGTACCAATTACCATTAGTTTGTTGTCCTCCAAATTTCTGTTCCGGAGTTCTTCATATTGACTTGCCATTTTGCTTTGACTACAAAATATGAGGAAATACATATAATGAAAcaagaattacatgtaattatatgtcttgCTTGTCctactttgtcagtatagtaacactttaaaaattcactaaaatttctGTAATTTGTTcaaaaactagaaaaaaaacTCCCTCTACTTGACAGTATGGAAGCACCCTGTATACAAAAGGTCATGCATCCTCGGGAGTAGGTTTTTGATGTTTCTGATTCTCTAAAATGAGAACTGACTTGCTCCTCGAAGAAATTGGTCTATTTGACTATTTTGACCTGTCGATATCCGAGAAATAattatttgacttctgaaattcataaaaaatcaaGAGTCAACTGGATACCCTGATACAATATAGACATGTGTATTGATgcattacaaaacaaataccAAATTTCACAAAATCACCCATTGCCAAAATCATCTAAATGTCAGTTTAACCAAAAGAAAACACGTCCGATTTATTATAGAATTTATTCCAACGTACAATAATAACTTGGCTATAAACTAATTTGTTATTCATTTCTGAAGCAATGAAATGTAGCAATTTCTAAAAACATAAGGTTCTTAACCCAAAAAATACAAcccaaaaaaatcaaaattcatgTAAACTGTATGGtttgttgagatgtccatactacaatgcaACAATATTCCTGGCTTGGTAGAAAGGCTGTATTGAGATGtccaatgttatatatatatctaagttTGGTTTAGTTGGACTTGTTTTACTTTCAGCACCCGGACCTAAATTGCTAAAattcaaaactttaaaatgaaatgttcatgACGCAAACATTAGATTCGAAAACAAACATCATAGTCACGATTTGCGACTTCGGTCGCAGGAGAAAAGTATTCTTAAAAAATGCATTCAAAAGTtaaatctagaaaaaaaatagcaatgatgCTTTTCGCGTGTAGTGGTAGCGATATTAACCATATCATGAAAATAAGTTCCTGCGATGAATGTCAGAATCATGACAAAACTCACATTCAGAGATTTATATAACTAGTATACAGATCTCTGTCACATCTAATGCGGAAAGGCAGTGAATAGAGGAATAGCTGCATCTGTGAGTTCATTCACTGAATTATTCAGTTACCTTAGGCCTACTTGTAAAAATTTTCCCGGGAAAAATCAGGGTCGGAAAACAAGTAACGCCTTTCGGTGAtgaatcatttttttctgtggCGGACACAACAAAAATGTTGCTATTTCACTAAACAACATTTTGATACACATCATTCCTTTTGCTTACCTTATTCTGTCAATTGTGATaggaaatttatattttaaactgTTTCGATGATTAGGCCTAAATGTAGGACTCCTACTGTGTGCGTGTTGCAAGCTGGCCCACGTGATCAAAATTTGCCGGGAAATCCCACAATTCATCAACGTAAACAATAGTCACGTGACGTTTACATGCTTCTTTACTTAGCTTACTTTGCGTCCAATTTAACCACTTTGTTGATCTAGATTTATTTCGGTACCCCTCGGCTCATTCGGCAACCTCGGCTGTCACCATTCGGCCTAAGGACAACTCTGTTCagattgaatgaaaaaaaaatatgcgcGTGGTTTCATAACACGTCAAGCTGGCACATATACTATTCCAACAGGTTTTGCTGCGACTATCGCCAGCTGTGTCTTTCAGATATTTATCAACAGCGGTTGCTAACATGGCGGACGTAGCTGGTaattacaatgatattttttctaaatattcGTCTACACTTTACTAATTACTCCAACAACCATGGGGATGCATGTTAGAGGTTCAACACGGAGTTAATTTTTGACAGGCACCGTATCGACACAAACAAATCAGATAATAAATCGGCCGATAAGCAggttttaaataataataatatttatccGGGCAAATTCATTCAGTAGAgtacattttatcatataagGGTTGCACactattttcaacattttcttaATTAATACAGTATACGTAATGATTAATAGAAACTTATTAATAAATTGTATCACATCAATGTTGTTGTACGTGTTATCACAGTTGGTAGTTTGACATGTATACAATTCactttattatttatttttggctTTACTGAGATATCCtcgatattttgtttatatagtaCATATCGAGGATAATTTTAACTCTGGTGTTAATGAACAGAAACATGTGCCTAACGATTGCCCTGAAAGCCAGAGTGCAGCTTATTTCCAATGGGGTCCTCGAGTAAAAGgaaacaaattcaaaatattcatttaaaatttcacaaaattatagCCACAAATTGTCCCGTTTCAGTACATGATAGTGGTGTTATATGATGGTAAAACTTACACTCTTATGTACTAAAAACTAAAaatggagtgtaggtatatcaACAGTAGTGCAGGTTGAGTTTAAATTTCCATTGGGGATCCCCCTACCAGCAAGGTCTGCTCAACATGAACCACCGGCAAAGAATCGCAGAGTGAATTATTAATGAAATTCATAATCATTAGATGTTAAATTATTATGTAAGTATATATCTAGAATAGATGATTCCATATTTTGatcatcattaaaaaaaaattgaaacgaATAGAACAAATTGAATTATCAAATATCTATAGGAGAGCTTGAGGCATATTCTCTAATTACAATGTAACTATTTGTTGCTGTGATTTACGAACAAGTGAGAACCTGTTTTATTATGGTGCTTAATTATACTATCATTGTTTCGGTTATAATTGTGCCTAGCTATAGGACACTAATAAAATGTGGAACCTTCCACATGAGTAGAAGTTTAAAGGCCATGGATTGAGGTGGAGGGTCGGGAACTTTCGTAGGAGTTTAAAGGCCATATATTGAGGTGGAGGGTCACAGTTATATGATTTAAGCCAATTATGATCAATTACCGGTAAATTTAATTTTGTCCATGATCGATTGTCCTCCCTATCAGACCAAACTTTGTTGGGAATTCTGAATCTTTTGACTTTTAGCAGTTTGGAAGAATTTGGATTAACATTTTAAAGCTAAAATAATTTATCATGAAGCATGATGGCTACAACTTATCATAACATTAACCCATCAGGTCAGATATGACTGGAGAACAAAATGTGCTCTCCTGGGGGCCATGCTCATGTTAGACTTGTCTAGTTGAAAGTGATTTATGTACAGGTATGAATGATCTTCATCAAGATTGTAGATCTCATTTCAGATAGCTAATCCAACAGGAAATAGACTTGGCTAACTGTTACCTTTTCCAGATTGGATGACAATTATAGTGTTAATTACACAGGTGCCTGTATCTATATCTACAGATAAGATTTACACCTGTTTTTTAACCCTAGGCCTGTGGCCAAAGAGTGTCAGTCACCTGATTTCTCACCTTGACACTCACTGATAGATGACTTTAAagataatagaaaataaaatgaacatGAATTTTTACCTGCATTAATACTTCATAATTACTTATATCAGTGTCATAATGTTTAGTTTGTCAATCATAATATGTACTTACTGTATCCCACTGCCCACAAAGAAGCATATCTGTCATTTTTTCAGAATCATATAAAAAGTCAGAGGTTAATCTTGACTGATTATACTACCAAAATTAGGTAGTATTCCCCACTGATAATGTTTTCccctttgaataaaaacaaattccccaTCAAGAAAAATTCCATGAAATGGGTgaaattctccaaaacaggaGAAATCCcccaaattttgatgaaatgtgtAAGAATTATAGCAAAGAATAGCTCCAAAATTTTGAAGTTTAAAGAATAACACTGCAACCCTTCATTTCCCCTAAATGTCATAATGGGTAGTATTCCCCAAATACTAGATTAACTCCTGAAAGTGGTTCACCAGCCCCTCCTCAAACTTCTATATTAGTGAGGGGGCCTAATTGAGGATAAATGTGGTATACATAATATCTCGGGTAGACATTTactgtaaaatatgtttttgaccCCAACTGGGGATCAAACCAATATGCCCAACTGTCTTGCATATTTGatcatataaatatacctggtaactatatcataatgaaaaataaaaaagacatTCAGTTTAATAACTATATAAAACCCTGGTAGGTATATATTATGCAGAGCTTTTACAAAATTATTCTGATTTATGGTCagacatttttttattcaaagtgATTACATCTGAAAAAGAAAAGCAGCTTATATGTTAAAGGGCCCATGCTGCAGGCACTTTAGTATAAGATTATCATAATATAATTATGGAGGTGGGTAAAGGGTATATCTACCCTTTAAGCTTTGTTTGGTTggttgtttgctgggtttatcgccctgtGAATATCCAGGGTCATATTGAGGCgcggtctccttgtagtagttggtgaccacctcactgaacaatacaCAGGAGGCCAGTAACATGCCATCCAGAGAAATAAGGGTAAAATGACTTGCCCAAAGACGCAAGTATATTTTCATTGTGATACCCTATGGAACATGAAATAATGAGATCATATTTAACCCTAAAAGAATTGTGAAAGGAGCTGTCTGTAAGTACCAGTTCATGCAtaaatttatatactgtatatcacagaTAATAATTGACATATTACCTTAATTTGTTTCAGGTATGAGATCTCCATATCGCAGTACATCAGACACATTTGACCTGGATGACCTAGTTTCCAAAGATCCATTTAAGCAGTTTGAGAACTGGTTTGATCTAGCTCGCTCTCATCCCCGAATTGAAGAGGCCAATGCTATGGCTTTAGCTACAGCTACAAAGTAAGTATTTTACATCGTAACTGATATTTACATCCTCTTCTCTACTGATAACGGGTGGGTTATCAATTATTATCCCACACTTTCATGGTAACAGGGAATATTAGTTTGGGTTggtccgtccatctgtctgtccatccatcgGCCATCTATCCATCTGTCATGCTTcgtttccatgcaataactgcAACAAATGTTTACAGTTTTCCTTCAAACTTGGTAACAAGTTTTAAAGCCTTAACGGCTTAGCCAAGTTTGCTTACCACTTTTGCTTGACTTTATTTGACAGTTATGGCCCTTAATTAACTAAAAACGTTTCTGCCATTTCTGGAAATAACTGGAACAGATAACAAAAATTGTGTTTTCTGCTGTTTCCATGCATGAAGATTGCTTATTAAACATGCAGCAAAgttatattatatcaatattttaatgtgtCTGTGCTTTTACTTATTGTTCAAAGTTTTGTTCAccatattttaaatttaaagcaAAATTGCAAACTTCGATGAAATTCAGAAGACTGTAAAGTCCCTTGGGCCTTTTGTTAGTTCACCTGATCCGCAGGACTGGTGAGCTTATGCTTTGGTGCGGCATCCTTCATCAATCtgttttcctttaaatcactcCTTTTCATAAACGACTGAATAAATTTTGACCATATTTTGTGACAACCAGTGGCTAAccttttgttgtttgttgtagaGATGGTATGCCGTCTGTGCGTATGGTGCTGATGAAGGGTTACGACCACTCGGGGTTCCAGTTCTTCACCAACCACGGCAGTCGTAAATCATCAGAAATTGTATGTTCTGGTTAAGTTAATGGTACATAATCAGAAATTAAAGACATTCTTTATATTCCTAAATCTAATACTTTTATAATTTCTCTCgaaaaatcaaaacaacaatttcaaaagaaacattGAACTGGTTACCTTggttttataacaatatacagtaTTCAGCCTGATAAGAGCACCTGCCCTTATCAGTGAATCTGTACCTATTTTCAGGGAAAATATGGGTGCGCTAATTGCAACAAATAAGATATTTCTTAGTCACACCTCACTGATCTGACCCATGATATTAAGGTATAAACTGAAGGATGTAGTGTTAACTCTATTTTCAGAATGAAAACCCAAAATGTTCTATCATGTTTTACTGGGAACCACTCAAAAGAAGTGTGAGTATGTCCTTAATCTGCATATAAATCATCATTTCATCAAATTACTGGCATGTTTCCTGGGATGACATACAGCCATGTCATCAATATCGTAAGACGTGTAATAACACTAATGTGATGACATAATTGTCATGATGTCACATTACTGTTTTCAAGgagaaaatttattttttatttaaatttttttttcttaattagcCTGTCTTATGAGAAAATGTTTGCTTATTTTCTGAggttatgtgataaataaaaTCTTGCACTTATCAAATGATTGGAATATGTCAATTGTCTAAAGACTCAACTTTGTGAACACATTTCATTGAAGTACTCCCTGCTTCTCGTGTCTAGATATTTGGGTCTGAATTTAGTGTCTTTTCTCAATTGTGTGTTTTTCCTAAATGAAGAATATCTtaaagtatgatatatttttatgtaagGACATGAAATCTAGCAACCTTTGAAAAATTGGTCGCTATTTCTTCCCTTATTTTACACTTAGTTATGGTACCCAAAAAAAGCTCACACTTAATTATGGTATgcaaaaaaaatcttaatttctGTCAGAATAGTCCAAAATAGCTAGGAAAAACACTGATACCTCCATCAGTCTTCAGCTCTTGTTAAAGACTGCAACTCTCAGATGACAAGAATTTTGAACTTTAATAGGAGCATCGATTCCTTGTCAAGGTGTATATGCACTGCTGTGTCTATAAAGACAACCTCCCCACCACATTTAGAGGCATAATAGTATTATAGTAGTGGAACAATACACGTTTCATGTCTATTAGAAATTAGAAATAGAAGAGTTTTCTGTTAAAACATTTTAGAGTTGACaaatttaaatacaatgtactgtgtTTACAGGTGCGAATAGAAGGCAAGGTTGAACGCATGTCAGAAGAATATTCTACGACCTACTTCCATTCCCGACCACGGACCAGTCAGTTAGGGTCCACTAGTAGTCAGCAGAGTACAGTTGTGGAGAGTAGGCAGGCAAGTATCTCAAACAAGTAACAAGGAGAGTGTACTGACAAGTCAAAGGAACGGTAACTTTAACTAAAAATCAGGTCTATTTAACACAGAGATACTTAATTAGTACATGGTCAACAGGACCATAGGGTTGTACAAATGTAATAGGAAAGTGATTATTGTGCCTCCACTGGGGATTGAACCAGCGACCTAGACTTGCCAGTCTGCCACTCTGCCAATCAAACTAAAGAGGAATTCCTCCTAATGTTAAGCTGGATGATGACTGTATCACTGTGAACGCTATTTTTAATTCAAACCTGCTACATACACTACTCCCCTCTTTTCAAATGTGTTTGTAGTTTGTAACGGAACACCACATCAACCAAGGTTCAAGCTCAAACAAAACTTCTCAATGTCACTTCTGCAATATCTCAGTGTTACTTGATGTAATGTGAAACAAGATAAATTATATTGACTTACAAAATGTTGTTTAGCTCACCTCTTTGAAGAAGGGTGAGAGTTAACCTTTGTAATCACCCCAGCATCAAATTCGGGTTTCTACTAGGTCATGTATAATTTATGATAGGGTGCAGGGATGGAGAGGGGCTTCTGTGGTGTGCAAAAATCAAAGAAGtgaatatttttggaaaaaatataaattattaattgcTTTAAACACTTTTTGCATGAAAAACTAGGTTAAGTCTTCGGTTCCCCGCTGGTCTGCTTAACAATTTGGACAATTCATTAAGCTTCAACAGTTCAGAAAATTCATTAAGCTTCAATTTGGGGAATTTATTTAGAAATGAATAAGTGCCAACATAATGGGTACGGAAACAGTATGCTTAAATTCTTACTTTTTAGTTTTATGGTGTAAAcatactcctataacataagaggcctCTGGTTGGCAATTCTGATCTTACATTTTTGTTCCAATAACTGTCAAAAGTTTCTTGTCATGTTGAACCTCTAACATTTTGGAGTAGTTATGACgatgatacattttttttcagtgtCTAAAGGACAAATATGAGGAACTGATAGAGGAATACAAAGATGATGACAAAATTATTCCTAAGCCAGTCTTTTGGTaagatacaaatatattttcttctgaaaataactcACGAGAGGAGTATATATTAACACACACAGTACACCCAGTTACCACTGACCAGCTATACACCGAGTTACCACTGACCCATCAGTACACCCAGTTACCACTCAACATCTGTACACCTGGTTACCACTGACCcttctgtacatgtacacccaGTTACCACTGACCAACTGTACACCCAGTTACCACTGACCAACTGTACACCCAGTTACCACTGACCCATCTGTACACCCACTTACCACTGACCAACTGTACACCCAGTTCCCACTGACCATCTGTACACCCAGTTACCACTGACCAACTGTACACCCAGTTACCACTGACCAACTGTACACCCAGTTACCACTGACCGATCTGTACACCCAGTTACCACTGACCCTCTGTACACCCAGTTACCACTGACCAACTGTACACCCAGTTACAACTGACCTTCTGTACACCCAGTTACCACTGACCATCTGTACACCCAGTTACCACTGACCATCTGTACACCCAGTTACCACTGACCATCTGAACACCCAGTAACCACTGACCATCTGTACACCCAGTAACCACTGACCATCTGTACACCCAGTTACCACTGACCCTCTGTACACCCAGTAACCACTGACCATCTGTACACCCAGTAACCACTGACCATCTGTACACCCAGTTACC encodes:
- the LOC117344134 gene encoding pyridoxine-5'-phosphate oxidase-like; protein product: MADVAGMRSPYRSTSDTFDLDDLVSKDPFKQFENWFDLARSHPRIEEANAMALATATKDGMPSVRMVLMKGYDHSGFQFFTNHGSRKSSEINENPKCSIMFYWEPLKRSVRIEGKVERMSEEYSTTYFHSRPRTSQLGSTSSQQSTVVESRQCLKDKYEELIEEYKDDDKIIPKPVFWGGYLVKPSSFEFWQGQTNRLHDRLKFRLQKDEEVTDPKLTHVADDGWVIERLLIFFRGGYLVKPSSFEFWQGQTNRLHDRLKFRLQKDEEVTDPKLTHVADDGWVIERLSP